From Acidothermus cellulolyticus 11B, a single genomic window includes:
- a CDS encoding tetratricopeptide repeat protein has translation MDEYSADETSHDRDGQASAADGAELDGEHFSATSTDVYDWYTRGLRLLESGSAAAAEQVLHRAAQAAPGSRSILEALGRAQFQSRRYSAARESFERIVNANPTDDYAQFGMGLAAARAGDLLTAVEHLALAAAMRPDIAHYRQELHRARARLEAAR, from the coding sequence GAGTACTCCGCTGACGAGACGAGTCACGACCGTGACGGGCAGGCCTCCGCCGCGGACGGTGCAGAGCTTGACGGCGAACACTTCTCTGCGACCAGCACCGACGTCTACGACTGGTACACGCGGGGACTTCGGCTCCTCGAATCAGGGAGTGCGGCTGCCGCTGAGCAGGTTCTCCATCGCGCCGCCCAGGCTGCTCCCGGCTCGCGGAGCATTCTCGAGGCGTTGGGACGGGCCCAATTCCAATCCCGCCGCTACAGCGCCGCGCGGGAAAGCTTTGAGCGGATCGTGAATGCCAATCCCACCGATGATTACGCGCAATTCGGCATGGGTCTCGCGGCCGCGCGCGCCGGCGATCTGCTGACCGCCGTCGAACACCTTGCCCTCGCTGCGGCGATGCGGCCGGACATCGCCCACTACCGGCAGGAACTCCACCGGGCCCGGGCTCGGTTGGAGGCGGCGCGTTGA